The Belonocnema kinseyi isolate 2016_QV_RU_SX_M_011 chromosome 10, B_treatae_v1, whole genome shotgun sequence genome has a window encoding:
- the LOC117182244 gene encoding DNA-directed RNA polymerase II subunit RPB1: MTTNDSKAPLRTVKRVQFGIISPDEIRRMSVTDGGIRFPETMEGGRPKQGGLMDPRQGVIDKNSRCQTCAGNMTECPGHFGHIDLAKPVFHCGFITKTIKILRCVCFYCSKMLVSPHNPKIKEIVMKTKGQPRKRLTFVYDLCKSKKICEGGDEMDINKDGQEVQQADKKPGHGGCGRYQPNLRRSGLDVTAEWKHVNEDSQEKKIPLTAERAFEILKHITDEECFILGMDPKFARPDWMIVTVLPVPPLSVRPAVIMYGSAKNQDDLTHKLADIIKSNNELLRNEQAGGAAHVISENIKMLQFHVATLVDNDMPGMPRAMQKSGKPLKAIKARLKGKEGRIRGNLMGKRVDFSARTVITPDPNLRIDQVGVPRSIAQNLTFPEIVTPFNIDKMQELVRRGNAQYPGAKYIVRDSGERIDLRFHPKSSDLHLQCGYKVERHIRDGDLVIFNRQPTLHKMSMMGHRVKVLPWSTFRMNLSCTSPYNADFDGDEMNLHVPQSMETRAEVENIHVTPRQIITPQANCPVMGIVQDTLMAVRKMTKRDVFIEKEQIMNILMFLPSWDGKMPPPCILKPKPLWTGKQIFSLIIPGNVNMIRTHSTHPDDEDDGPYKWISPGDTKVMVEHGELVMGILCKKTLGSSGGSLLHICMLELGHEVCGRFYGNIQTVINNWLLLEGHSIGIGDTIADPQTYLEIQKAIKKAKEDVIEVIQKAHNMELEPTPGNTLRQTFENQVNRILNDARDKTGGSAKKSLTEYNNLKAMVVSGSKGSNINISQVIACVGQQNVEGKRIPFGFRKRTLPHFIKDDYGPESRGFVENSYLAGLTPSEFYFHAMGGREGLIDTAVKTAETGYIQRRLIKAMESVMVHYDGTVRNSVGQLIQLRYGEDGLCGEAVEFQSLPTIKLSNKAFEKKFKFDPTNERYLRRIFNEEIVREMMGSGEVISELEKEWEQLNRDRAVLREIFPSGESKVVLPCNLQRMIWNVQKIFHINKRSPTDLSPIRVIQGVKDLLEKCVIVAGDDRLSVQANANATLLFQCLIRSTLCTKCVSEEFRLSGEAFEWLIGEIETRFQQAQVAPGEMVGALAAQSLGEPATQMTLNTFHFAGVSSKNVTLGVPRLKEIINISKKPKAPSLTVFLTGAAARDAEKAKNVLCRLEHTTLRKVTANTAIYYDPDPQNTVISEDQEFVNVYYEMPDFDPTRISPWLLRIELDRKRMTDKKLSMEQIAEKINAGFGDDLNCIFNDDNAEKLVLRIRIMNSDDSKFQDTEEESVDKMEDDMFLRCIEANMLSDMTLQGIEAIGKVYMHLPQTDSKKRIIITETGEFKAIAEWLLETDGTSLMKVLSERDVDPVRTFSNDICEIFQVLGIEAVRKSVEKEMNSVLQFYGLYVNYRHLALLCDVMTAKGHLMAITRHGINRQDTGALMRCSFEETVDVLLDAASHAENDPMRGVSENIIMGQLPRIGTGCFDLLLDAEKCKQGMEIPMAVGASMMGGTGMFCGTAATSSMSPRMTPWNQIGATPAYGASSMSPALESGMTPGAGCFSPSGASDASGLSPAYSAYSPQPGSPGSPGPSMSPYPMSPAGGASPSYSPTSPAYLPTSPSMTPSSPNYSPTSPSYSPTSPNYSPTSPSYSPTSPSYSPTSPSYSPTSPSYSPTSPSYSPTSPSYSPTSPSYSPTSPSYSPTSPSYSPTSPSYSPTSPSYSPTSPSYSPTSPSYSPTSPSYSPTSPSYSPTSPSYSPSSPNYTPASPSYSPTSPSYSPSSPQYSPASPSYSPSSPKYSPTSPSYSPTSPSFAGTSPRYTPASPTYSPTSPTYSPTSPSYSPSSPQHTTGGSTRYSPSSPNYSPTSPTYSPSSPQYSPSSTKYSPTSPTYTPTSPSYSPTSPTYSPPVPGYSPTSPTYSPASPAYETDDT, from the exons ATGACCACAAATGATTCAAAAGCCCCGCTTCGGACGGTGAAGCGGGTACAGTTTGGTATCATCTCACCCGATGAAATA AGGCGTATGTCAGTAACCGATGGCGGTATTCGCTTTCCGGAAACTATGGAGGGGGGACGTCCGAAACAGGGCGGTCTCATGGACCCGAGACAGGGTGTCATCGACAAAAATTCTCGATGTCAAACCTGTGCCGGGAACATGACCGAGTGTCCTGGCCACTTTGGTCACATAGATTTAGCCAAGCCAGTATTCCACTGTGGTTTTATCACAAAGACTATCAAAATTCTTAGATGCGTATGTTTCTACTGCTCAAAGATGTTAGTCAGTCCG CACAatccaaaaatcaaagaaatcgTGATGAAGACAAAAGGTCAACCGCGGAAGCGTCTCACATTCGTTTACGACCTGTGCAAGAGCAAGAAAATTTGCGAAGGAGGTGATGAGATGGACATCAACAAAGATGGCCAGGAAGTTCAACAGGCAGACAAAAAACCCGGGCATGGAGGTTGTGGTCGCTATCAACCAAATTTGCGAAGATCTGGTCTCGATGTGACCGCAGAATGGAAGCACGTGAATGAAGATTCTCAGGAGAAGAAGATTCCTCTGACCGCGGAACGAGCCTTCGAAATTCTCAAACATATCACCGACGAGGAATGCTTCATTCTCGGCATGGATCCGAAATTCGCCCGTCCCGACTGGATGATCGTCACAGTTCTCCCCGTGCCGCCATTGTCCGTCAGACCAGCCGTCATCATGTACGGATCAGCAAAAAATCAGGACGATTTGACCCACAAACTGGCGGACATCATCAAATCGAATAACGAGTTGCTTCGTAATGAACAAGCCGGTGGAGCTGCTCACGTCATATCAGAGAACATAAAAATGCTTCAGTTTCATGTCGCGACTCTCGTGGACAACGACATGCCGGGAATGCCGCGGGCGATGCAGAAATCGGGAAAGCCCTTGAAAGCCATCAAGGCAAGACTGAAGGGAAAGGAAGGGAGAATCCGTGGTAATCTGATGGGAAAGCGAGTTGACTTTTCCGCCCGTACTGTAATCACTCCGGATCCAAATTTGCGAATCGATCAGGTCGGTGTGCCAAGAAGTATCGCGCAAAATCTAACATTCCCCGAAATTGTGACGCCTTTCAACATTGACAAGATGCAGGAACTGGTGAGACGAGGCAATGCACAATATCCAGGTGCGAAGTATATCGTGAGAGACAGTGGCGAGCGAATTGATTTGAGATTTCATCCGAAATCCTCGGATCTTCATCTCCAGTGTGGCTACAAGGTGGAGAGGCATATTCGCGACGGTGATTTGGTGATTTTCAATCGGCAGCCGACTCTTCACAAGATGAGTATGATGGGTCACCGGGTGAAGGTTTTACCCTGGAGTACATTCCGAATGAATTTGAGTTGCACCTCGCCGTACAATGCGGATTTTGACGGGGACGAGATGAATTTGCATGTGCCACAATCGATGGAGACGCGAGCGGAGGTGGAAAATATTCATGTGACACCGCGGCAGATTATTACACCGCAGGCGAACTGTCCGGTTATGGGTATTGTGCAGGATACGCTTATGGCGGTGAGGAAGATGACGAAGAGGGACGTTTTCATCGAGAAGGAACAGATCATGAATATTCTGATGTTCTTGCCGAGTTGGGACGGAAAAATGCCACCGCCTTGTATCTTGAAACCGAAACCACTGTGGACCGggaaacaaatattttctctAATCATTCcag GCAATGTAAACATGATCAGAACTCACAGTACCCATCCGGACGATGAAGATGACGGACCTTACAAGTGGATTTCACCCGGAGACACAAAAGTAATGGTCGAGCATGGTGAACTCGTGATGGGAATCCTCTGTAAGAAGACACTTGGTTCCTCAGGCGGTTCTCTTCTCCACATCTGTATGTTGGAGTTGGGCCACGAGGTGTGCGGTCGTTTCTACGGAAACATCCAAACGGTGATCAACAACTGGTTGTTGCTGGAGGGTCACTCGATCGGTATTGGAGACACAATTGCCGATCCTCAGACATACTTGGAAATTCAGAAAGCCATCAAGAAGGCCAAGGAGGATGTCATAGAAGTTATTCAAAAGGCGCACAACATGGAACTTGAACCAACGCCCGGTAATACGCTCAGGCAGACTTTCGAGAATCAAGTAAACAGAATTCTAAACGACGCTCGAGACAAGACTGGAGGTTCCGCGAAGAAATCGTTGactgaatacaataatttaaaggcTATGGTGGTCTCGGGATCCAAGGGATCCAACATTAACATCTCCCAGGTTATTGCTTGTGTGGGACAACAGAACGTTGAGGGTAAGCGTATACCGTTCGGATTTCGTAAACGAACTCTGCCCCATTTTATCAAGGACGATTACGGTCCCGAGTCGAGAGGATTCGTCGAGAATTCCTATCTTGCCGGTCTCACACCCTCCGAATTCTATTTTCACGCTATGGGAGGTCGTGAGGGTCTCATTGATACGGCTGTAAAAACCGCCGAAACTGGATACATCCAGCGTCGTTTGATCAAGGCTATGGAGTCGGTAATGGTTCACTATGACGGAACAGTGAGAAATTCAGTGGGTCAGCTGATCCAGTTGCGTTACGGCGAGGACGGTTTGTGCGGAGAAGCTGTCGAGTTTCAGAGTTTGCCCACAATTAAATTGAGCAACAAGGCCTTCGAGAAGAAGTTCAAATTTGACCCGACAAACGAGAGATATCTGCGTCGTATTTTTAATGAGGAAATCGTGCGAGAGATGATGGGATCGGGAGAAGTAATCTCCGAATTGGAGAAAGAGTGGGAACAGCTGAATCGCGATCGTGCTGTTCTCCGGGAGATTTTCCCAAGTGGAGAGTCCAAGGTCGTACTTCCCTGCAACTTGCAGAGAATGATCTGGAATGTGCAGAAGATCTTCCACATTAACAAGAGATCGCCGACGGATTTAAGTCCGATTCGAGTTATTCAGGGCGTGAAGGATCTTCTCGAGAAGTGTGTCATTGTCGCCGGTGATGATAGATTGAGCGTACAGGCCAATGCGAACGCAACTCTACTCTTCCAGTGTCTGATAAGATCTACATTGTGCACAAAGTGTGTCTCGGAAGAATTCAGGTTGTCGGGCGAAGCCTTTGAATGGTTGATTGGAGAAATCGAGACTAGATTCCAGCAGGCGCAAGTCGCGCCGGGAGAAATGGTGGGCGCTTTGGCTGCTCAGTCTCTTGGAGAACCAGCTACTCAGATGACACTGAACACTTTCCATTTTGCTGGTGTGTCGTCGAAAAACGTAACCCTGGGTGTGCCCAGATTGAAGGAAATCATCAATATCAGTAAGAAGCCAAAAGCTCCCTCTCTAACAGTCTTCTTGACAGGAGCTGCCGCGCGCGATGCCGAAAAAGCCAAGAATGTTTTGTGTCGTTTGGAGCACACGACTTTAAGGAAAGTCACTGCAAATACGGCGATTTATTATGATCCCGATCCACAGAACACAGTGATTTCGGAAGATCAGGAGTTTGTCAACGTCTACTACGAAATGCCCGACTTTGATCCAACCAGAATCTCACCCTGGCTGCTGCGTATTGAATTGGACAGAAAGCGAATGACTGACAAGAAGTTGAGCATGGAGCAGATTGCAGAGAAGATCAATGCTGGCTTTGGTGATGATTTGAATTGTATATTCAATGACGACAATGCTGAGAAGTTGGTGCTTCGAATCAGAATTATGAATAGCGATGACAGCAAATTCCAGGACACGGAAGAGGAGTCTGTGGACAAAATGGAGGATGATATGTTCTTGAGATGTATTGAGGCGAATATGCTGAGTGACATGACCCTCCAGGGTATTGAGGCAATTGGCAAAGTGTATATGCACTTGCCACAGACGGATTCGAAGAAACGTATTATTATAACCGAAACTGGGGAGTTTAAGGCGATTGCGGAATGGTTGCTGGAAACTGACGGAACGAGTTTGATGAAGGTACTGAGTGAGAGGGATGTCGATCCTGTGAGGACTTTCAGTAACGACATTTGCGAGATATTCCAAGTGTTGGGTATCGAGGCTGTGAGAAAGTCGGTGGAGAAGGAAATGAATTCTGTGCTTCAGTTCTACGGACTTTACGTAAACTATCGACATCTTGCGTTACTTTGTGACGTTATGACGGCCAAGGGTCATCTTATGGCCATCACTCGTCACGGAATTAATAGGCAGGACACTGGTGCACTCATGAG ATGTTCATTCGAAGAAACTGTGGATGTTTTGTTAGATGCGGCGTCTCACGCTGAAAATGATCCCATGAGAGGTGTATCTGAAAACATCATTATGGGACAGCTACCTCGTATTGGCACAG gatgcttTGATCTCTTACTCGATGCTGAAAAGTGTAAGCAAGGTATGGAAATTCCAATGGCGGTTGGAGCAAGTATGATGGGCGGAACAGGAATGTTCTGTGGCACTGCAGCGACATCAAGCATGAGTCCGCGAATGACACCCTGGAACCAGATTGGAGCAACGCCAGCGTACGGTGCATCCAGCATGTCTCCTG CTCTAGAAAGTGGAATGACGCCAGGAGCGGGCTGCTTCTCTCCATCCGGAGCTTCAGACGCCTCAGGATTGTCGCCTGCCTATTCGGCCTACTCACCACAACCAGGTAGTCCTGGCAGTCCCGGACCAAGTATGAGTCCCTATCCGATGTCACCAGCTGGCGGTGCCTCTCCAAGTTACTCACCAACCTCGCCAGCCTATCTGCCAACTTCTCCCAGTATGACACCGTCGAGTCCCAACTATTCACCAACGAGTCCAAGTTACTCGCCCACAAGTCCCAATTATTCACCAACGAGTCCGAGTTACTCGCCCACAAGTCCCAGTTACTCGCCAACAAGTCCAAGTTATTCTCCCACAAGTCCAAGTTATTCACCAACAAGTCCTAGTTATTCACCAACAAGTCCTAGTTATTCTCCCACAAGTCCAAGTTATTCACCAACAAGTCCCAGTTATTCTCCCACAAGTCCAAGCTATTCGCCAACAAGTCCAAGTTATTCTCCGACAAGTCCAAGTTATTCGCCAACCAGTCCTAGTTATTCGCCAACGAGTCCTAGCTATTCGCCCACAAGTCCCAGTTATTCACCAACGAGTCCTAGTTATTCTCCAACCAGTCCTAGTTATTCGCCAAGTTCTCCAAATTACACTCCCGCCTCTCCATCGTACTCGCCCACAAGTCCCTCATATTCACCAAGTTCTCCTCAGTACTCGCCAGCGAGTCCCAGCTACTCACCGAGCAGTCCAAAATACTCACCGACGAGTCCTTCCTACTCTCCGACGTCGCCCTCTTTCGCCGGAACTTCACCGCGATACACACCGGCGAGTCCTACTTACTCGCCCACAAGTCCAACGTATTCTCCCACGAGTCCTTCATACTCGCCAAGTTCCCCACAGCACACAACTGGAGGCAGCACGAGATACTCGCCAAGCAGTCCAAATTACTCGCCGACGAGTCCTACCTACTCGCCCTCGAGTCCACAGTACTCGCCTTCCAGTACCAAGTACTCGCCCACAAGTCCAACGTACACACCCACAAGTCCAAGCTATTCGCCGACTAGTCCTACTTATTCTCCTCCTGTTCCGGGCTACTCACCTACGAGTCCTACTTATTCGCCAGCCTCACCTGCTTACGAGACAGACGACACTTAG